In the genome of Enterococcus sp. DIV2402, the window TTCGTTGCGCTAACTGTTGATCCGTCATTTTAGCTTGCTCATTAATTTCTGATAGTTTTTGCTGCTTGCCACTGATTAATTGTCCTACTTCATCAAGGCTAAACAAAGCGGCAGCCATATCCATAGAAATTTTGTCCATACTACCTTCTGTTAAAATAAACTGAATAGCAGAAACTTCAATACCTGCCGCCTTTGCTTGAGCAAAAATTTCGGCCATCATTTTTTGTGGATCAGCCCCACCTTGTGAACGTAAATTTCCACCACTACTCCCAATTACTGCAATTTTTTTCATATAGCCCACCTGTCTTTTTACTTCTCGTTTTCAACCAAAAAACGAGAAAAGAAAAAATATTCTGATAATTATAACTAATATTCATTATAGAATTTACCCTGACAGAATGAAAGAAAAACTTATTAAGTACACGATAGAATAAAATGATCATCTTTCAAGCGATACCTAAACCATGACAGTATCGATGAAAAAAGTAATTTTAGTTATTATAAATAAAAAAATGGTTTTACAAATTGAATTTCCCCACCAGATATCCTATCTTAAATGGATCTATTTCGCCATACGACAGCTCACAAAGACAATCTTAAGTCCACCATTTGAAACCAAACTCTTGCTAGTAATTCAAGTTCGTTACATCAATTTGGTTTCAGAGTATGGACTTAAGTCCATACTCTATCCGATGCATTGTAAGCGATTTACTAAAATGATAGATTACTTTTTAGATACGTATCTAAAAAATGTAAATAAGGAGGTTGTTTTGATGAAAGAAAATGTTAGTCAAGCAATGCAAAAATTTTCTCGATCTGTTATCGTTCCTGTAAAATTCATGGCTGTTATGGGTTTATTCTTAGCTTTTTCAGTTATTTTACAGCTTCAATTTATGCCTAGTTTTCTACAAACATTTGGCACATTGATAAAAACCATGATGGATAGCATGTTGAATAATTTATCATTAATTTTTTGTATAGGTATCGCTTCTTCTTTAGCTAACAAGAAAAAGGTTGAAGCCTCCCTCATCGCTTTGATTTCATTTCTTTTTTTTCTAGCAGCGAATAATGCATGGTTAATTCTAACGAATCAAATCGCTAATCCAGGAGAAATGGGATTGTTTGGGACAGGGCAAGGAATGGTTTTAGGTTTTCAAGTTGTTGATATGAATGTATTTTTAGGAATGATTATTGGTTGTATAGTTGGTTACTTCCACAATAAATTTTCAGATAAAAAATTTGTTGATTTCTTAAGTATTTATGGTGAATCTCGCTTTACGTTCATGTTACTTATTCCTGTCATTTTAATTTTAGCAGTAACAATGTGTTATATTTGGCCAATTGTCAATGGATTGATTTCATCACTATCTGGCTTTATTTTAACAACAGGGTTAATTGGCGTATTCGTGTACTCATTCGGAAATCGCTTCTTAATCCCTACTGGTCTTCATCACCTATTATGGATGCCGTTTTGTTTTACCGCACTTGGCGGTACAGCAGAAATCAATGGGCAAGTGTATAGCGGTGCAGCAAACATTTTTTATGCGCAAATGGCTAATGCTAGCACAATTACTACCTTAGACCCCTCTTTAAGATTTGCAACATTCGGTTTTGTAAAAATATTTGGTTCGATTGCAGTTGCTTTAGCAATCATCTACTGTGCGAAAAAAGAAAGAAAAGATGAAGTAAAAGGGATGGTTTTACCTTCAATGTTTGTTGCATCTGTAGCAGGTATCACCGAACCTTTAGATTTCTCCTTCTTATTTGTTTCGCCTCTACTATGGTTCGTTCATAGCGTATTAACTGCTATCTCAGAAACACTTTTATGGGCATTAGGCGCAAGGACATATATGCTCTATGGATTGATAGACACCATTGTATCAAATTCAGCATTTAGTCCAAGTGTAACCAAGTTTTATATTGTGATTATCGTAGGAATTATTATGAGTGTCATTTGGTTCGTAATCTTTGTTTTCTTGATTAGAAAATTAGATATTAAAACTCCTGGCAGAGAGAATTTAGAATTAGCCGCTGAGGATAATGTTATAACTACCTCAGAAGTAGAAGAAAATAGTCAATCAGAATTGTTAAATTCTAATGACGTTGCTTTAGTCATTGATGGATTAGGTGGTCCAAATAACATTGAACATGTAACAAATTGTTTTACAAGATTAAGAGTTACTGTAAAAGACGAAAACAAAGTTGAAAAAGGGATATTAGAAAAAGTTTCTCAACAAAAAGGGATCGTTGAAAATGGAAAAAATATTCAAGTTGTTATTGGTATGGGTGTACAAACTTTCAAAGAAGAAGTATGCGATGTCTTAGGAATTACAGAATAATATGAATCAAGGAGTGGATTAAATATGGAAAGAAAAAAACAATCAGTCGTTATCGCAGGAGGCGGAAGTACTTATACTGCGGGAATTGTTATGATGTTAATTGAAAATCAAGATAAATTCCCTTTACGCACATTGAAGTTTTACGATAATGATCAGAAACGTCAGGAGATTGTTGCCAAAGCTTGCGAAGTGATTGTAAAAGAAAGAGCCCCAGAAATTGAATTTATTGCAACAACCGATCCCGAAGAAGCATTTACAGATATTGATTTTGTCATGGCTCATATCCGAGTAGGTGGATTAAGTATGCGAGAAAAAGATGAAAAAATTCCTTTAAAATATGGTGTTGTAGGACAAGAAACTTGTGGACCTGGTGGAATGGCCTATGGAATGCGTTCTATTCCGGGAGTCATTGAGCTGATTGACTATATGGAAAAATATTCCCCAAATGCTTGGATGTTAAACTATTCAAATCCAGCTGCAATCGTTGCTGAAGCAACACGTCGTATGCGACCTAATGCGAAAATCATTAATATTTGTGATATGCCTGTAGCTATTAAGAAATCAATCGCTGATATTCTTGGGCTCGATAGTGAACTTGAAATTGTTGACCGATATTATGGATTAAATCATTTCGGCTGGTGGACTGAAATGTATGACAAAGAGGGCAATGATTTAATGCCAAGATTAAAAGAGCATGTACAAAAATATGGGTATGCTTCTGCTGCTGAAGAAGGTAATCCTTTACTTGAAGAAGCCAGCTGGATGGACACTTTCCAAAAAGCAAAAGATGTTTATGCAATTGATCCTGAAACTGTACCTAATACGTACTTAAAATACTACTTATACTCCGATTATGTAGTTTCTCATGCCAATCCTGATTATACTCGGGCAAATGAAGTAATGGATAATCGTGAAAAAAATGTATTTGCTGAATGCAAGAGGGTCGCAGACAATCAATCAGCAAAAGATACTACTATTGAAGCTGGCGAACATGCAGAGTTTATTGTACATTTAGCAGCAGCATTAGCTTACAATACCTA includes:
- a CDS encoding 6-phospho-alpha-glucosidase, producing the protein MERKKQSVVIAGGGSTYTAGIVMMLIENQDKFPLRTLKFYDNDQKRQEIVAKACEVIVKERAPEIEFIATTDPEEAFTDIDFVMAHIRVGGLSMREKDEKIPLKYGVVGQETCGPGGMAYGMRSIPGVIELIDYMEKYSPNAWMLNYSNPAAIVAEATRRMRPNAKIINICDMPVAIKKSIADILGLDSELEIVDRYYGLNHFGWWTEMYDKEGNDLMPRLKEHVQKYGYASAAEEGNPLLEEASWMDTFQKAKDVYAIDPETVPNTYLKYYLYSDYVVSHANPDYTRANEVMDNREKNVFAECKRVADNQSAKDTTIEAGEHAEFIVHLAAALAYNTYERMLLIVKNDGAIANLDDDAMVEVPCIVSKRGYEPLCMGKIPHFQKGMIEQQVAVEKLVVDAYEQKSYQKLWQALTLSKTVPSAKVAKQILDELIEANQEWWPTLS
- a CDS encoding PTS transporter subunit EIIC → MKENVSQAMQKFSRSVIVPVKFMAVMGLFLAFSVILQLQFMPSFLQTFGTLIKTMMDSMLNNLSLIFCIGIASSLANKKKVEASLIALISFLFFLAANNAWLILTNQIANPGEMGLFGTGQGMVLGFQVVDMNVFLGMIIGCIVGYFHNKFSDKKFVDFLSIYGESRFTFMLLIPVILILAVTMCYIWPIVNGLISSLSGFILTTGLIGVFVYSFGNRFLIPTGLHHLLWMPFCFTALGGTAEINGQVYSGAANIFYAQMANASTITTLDPSLRFATFGFVKIFGSIAVALAIIYCAKKERKDEVKGMVLPSMFVASVAGITEPLDFSFLFVSPLLWFVHSVLTAISETLLWALGARTYMLYGLIDTIVSNSAFSPSVTKFYIVIIVGIIMSVIWFVIFVFLIRKLDIKTPGRENLELAAEDNVITTSEVEENSQSELLNSNDVALVIDGLGGPNNIEHVTNCFTRLRVTVKDENKVEKGILEKVSQQKGIVENGKNIQVVIGMGVQTFKEEVCDVLGITE